One genomic window of Carassius auratus strain Wakin chromosome 14, ASM336829v1, whole genome shotgun sequence includes the following:
- the LOC113114413 gene encoding serine/threonine-protein kinase 32B-like, producing the protein MCVRRDENDQNHHDWLTVSFDHFQILRAIGKGSFGKVCIVQKRDSRKMYAMKYMNKQKCIERDEVRNVLRELQVMQQLQHPFLINLWFSFQDEEDLFMVVDLLLGGDLRFHLQKKVGFNEQTVKLYICELVLALDYLQRSHIIHRDIKPDNILLDEHGHVHITDFNVATILQGSETVSSMAGTKPYMAPEVFVSFVDGGVGYSFAVDWWALGITAYELLHGSVCLSTQTRATNT; encoded by the exons ATGTGTGTAAGAAGAGATGAGAATGATCAGAATCATCATGATTGGTTAACTG tttcCTTTGACCACTTTCAGATTCTCAGAGCCATTGGGAAGGGAAGCTTTGGAAAA GTGTGTATTGTGCAGAAGAGAGACTCCAGGAAGATGTATGCCATGAAATACATGAACAAACAGAAATGCATTGAAAGAGATGAAGTCAGAAACGTCCTCCGAGAGCTGCAGGTCATGCAACAACTCCAACATCCGTTCCTCATCAACCTGTG GTTTTCATTTCAGGACGAGGAGGATCTGTTCATGGTGGTGGATCTGCTGTTGGGTGGTGATTTACGCTTCCATCTGCAGAAGAAGGTTGGCTTTAACGAGCAAACAGTCAAGCTGTACATCTGTGAGCTTGTGTTAGCGCTCGACTATCTGCAGCGCTCGCACATCATCCACCG TGATATAAAGCCAGACAACATTCTCTTGGATGAACATG gtcaTGTCCACATCACAGACTTCAATGTGGCCACGATTCTGCAGGGCTCAGAAACAGTCTCCTCAATGGCAGGAACCAAACCCTACATGG cacCAGAGGTGTTTGTCTCGTTCGTGGACGGAGGTGTGGGATATTCGTTCGCTGTGGACTGGTGGGCTCTCGGCATCACTGCATACGAGCTCCTGCACGGATCGGTGTGCTTATCAACTCAAACCAGAGCTACAAACACATAA
- the LOC113114430 gene encoding cytokine-like protein 1 gives MFWAERDMSAQRLASCFLLLGLIWFTSCAPPTCYSRALELSKEIMRDLDKIHKHDRTKTCAESLPKMFLDVHNSCIRSKLRDFLYVTENLPTESCRERPLLRLLKRRVRTLLSIITRACYRDLVFYTDDCEALETGNISPRYSEDRLEHVIEDA, from the exons ATGTTTTGGGCAGAGAGAGACATGAGCGCGCAGAGACTCGCTTCTTGCTTCTTGCTTCTGGGTTTGATCTGGTTCACGAGCTGCGCGCCGCCGACCTGTTACTCGCGCGCTCTGGAGCTCAGCAAAGAAATCATGAGGGATCTGGACAAAATACATAAACATGATCGCACG AAAACATGCGCCGAGTCTCTGCCGAAGATGTTTCTGGACGTGCAC AACTCCTGCATCCGCTCGAAGCTGCGTGATTTCTTGTATGTGACTGAGAATCTTCCGACTGAATCCTGCCGGGAGCGTCCTCTCCTCCGTCTCCTGAAGCGCCGCGTCCGGACCCTGCTCTCCATCATCACCCGCGCCTGCTATCGG gatctGGTGTTTTACACAGATGACTGTGAGGCTCTGGAAACAGGAAACATCAGTCCTCGATACTCCGAGGATCGGCTGGAACACGTGATAGAGGACGCCTGA